The window GCACCCTGCTCATCAGCGGCGGCCTCTTCGGCATCGTCTACGCCCTGGTCAACGCCAACGCCGAGGGCTGGACCAGCGCCCCCGTCCTGACCGGCCTGCTCGTCGGCTCCGCGCTCGTCGGCGGGTTCATCCACCACGGCTTCAACAACGCGAACCCCATGCTCCCCATGCGGCTCTTCCGTGACCGCGGCTTCCTCGGCATCAACCTCGCCAGCCTGCTGATGTTCCTCGGCATGTTCGGCTCGATCTTCCTGCTCAGCCAGTTCCTCCAGGGCGTCGTCGGCTACTCGCCCACCGAGGCGGGCCTGCGCATGCTCCCCTGGACCGGTATGCCGATGATCGTCGCCCCGCTGGCCGGGATCCTCTCCGACCGCATCGGCGGCCGCCCGGTCGTCGCCGCCGGGCTCGCGTTCCAGGCCCTCGGCCTCGGCTGGTTCGCCGCGATCCTGAGCGCGGACGTCTCGTACGCCGCCCAGCTCCCGCCGCTGATCCTCAGCGGGATCGGCATGGCCCTCTACTTCGCCCCCGCCGCCAACGTCCTGATGTCCACCGTCGCCCCGGCCGACCAGGGCAAGGCCTCCGGCACCAACAACGCCCTGCGCGAGGTCGGCGGCGCCCTCGGTGTGGCGGTCCTCGCCTCCGTCTTCTCCGCCCAGGGCGGCTACGAGTCCCCGCAGACCTTCGTCGACGGCACCGTCCCCGCCCTGTGGATCGGCGCCGCCGCGGTCGCCCTCGCCGCCGCGCTGGCCCTGCTGGTGCCCCGTAAGGCCAAGGCCGCGGCCCAGGTCCCCGCGGACCGGAGCGCCACCGTCCCCGAGAAGGTCCCGGCCGCGGGCTGACCCGCCGGCACCACCGCCCCGTACACCCCGCCCGACAGCCGAGGAGCGCTCGCCATGCCCGACATTCCCTGGTCCACGCCCCACCGGGCCGCCCCCGACGCCGAGGTCTACGTCATGGCCTCGCGCTTCGAGACCGCCACCCTCGCCGGCGCCGTCAGGTTCTTCCTCAAGGCGCCCGGCATCATCCAGCAGATCCGCAAGGCCCCCGGCGCCCACGGCGTCGCCCTGCGCGCCCGGGTCCTCGGCCGCACCTTCCTGACCCTCTCCGCATGGGAGGACCGGGACGCCCTCTACCGCTTCGCCCGCAGCGAGCCCCACCGCTCCAGTTCCCGGGCCGCCTCCGCCTACATGAAGGAATCGGCCTTCACCTTCTGGACCGTGCCGGCCCGCGAGCTCCCCCTCGACTGGGCCGAGGCCGAGCGCCGCCTGGCCGAGCAGAAGACGGGCCACTGACCCCGCCGGTACGGGGGACGAGCGAGTACGGTCCGTGGCCCCGCAGGGATGCGAGGGGCACGGACCGTACTCTTGTCCACGTGCAGGAACTCCACGATGCCCCCCTCGCCCCGCTGACCACCTTCCGTCTCGGTGGTCCCGCCGCCCGCCTGGTCACCGCGACCACCGACGCCGAGGTCGTCGCCACCGTGCGCGCCGCGGACGAGAGCGGCACCCCACTCCTGGTCATCGGCGGCGGCAGCAATCTGGTCATCGGCGACGGCGGCTTCGACGGCACCGCCCTGCGCATCGCGACCACCGGCTTCACCCTGGACGGCACCACCCTGGAGCTCGCCGCGGGCGAGAACTGGAGCGATGCCGTCGCCCGCACCGTCGAGGCAGGCCTCGCCGGTGTCGAGTGCCTCGCCGGAATCCCCGGCTCGGCCGGCGCCACCCCGATCCAGAACGTCGGGGCGTACGGCCAGGAGGTCTGCGACACCATCACCGAGGTCGTGGCCTACGACCGCACCACCGGTGAGACGGTCACCCTCAGCGCCGCCGAGTGCGCCTTCCGGTACCGCAACAGCACCTTCAAGGACCAGCCCGACCGCTACGTCGTCCTGCGCGTGCGCTTCGCCCTGGAGGACGCCGGCGGTCTGTCGGCGCCGATCAAGTACCCCGAGACCGCCCGCGCCCTCGGCGTCGAGGCCGGCGACCGGGTCCCCGCCGCCACCGCCCGCGAGACCGTGCTGCGGCTGCGCGCCGGCAAGGGCATGGTCCTCGACCCCGCAGACCACGACACCTGGTCGGCCGGCTCCTTCTTCCACAACCCGATCCTGACCGACGAGGCCTACGCCGCCTTCCTCGCCCGCGTCCAGGACCGCCTCGGCCCCGACACCGCACCGCCCGCCTACCCCGCGGGCGACGGCCGTACGAAGACCAGCGCGGCCTGGCTGATCGACAGGGCCGGATTCACCAAGGGCTACGGCACCGGCCCCGCCCGCATCTCCACCAAGCACACCCTCGCCCTCACCAACCGCGGCGAGGCCACCACCGAGGACCTCCTCACCCTGGCCCGCGAGGTCGTCGCGGGCGTCCACGCGGCCTTCGGCGTCACCCTGGTCAACGAGCCGGTGACGGTCGGCGTCAGCATCTGAGGAGCCCCGGCCGCCCATGCTCTGTCCCCTTCACGGGGCCGGTACGGACCCCACCCGTCTCGTGGGGCGCACGCTCAGCCGAGTCGTCGCGTCCTGGCACGTCAGCGACGGCGAACGCTCCGAGGCGCCCCTCGACGTCTGGCTGATCGACAGCATCGGCGACACCATCCGGATCACCACCGGATCCGACCAGTGCCTCATCGTCGAGTCCGCCACGCCGCACGCCCCCTACGACATGGGGGAGTGGGGCCGCATCGAGGTCGGCGAGGACCTCGGCGACCACCCCTTCCTGCGGCACGTCGGCGAGACCGTCGCCTCGGTCGCCGAGTTCGCGCTGCCCGAGCAGGGCCGCACCCACCTGGAGATCGGCTTTCTGGACGGCGGCCGGGTGCGCGCCGACTGCTATGAGGGGGACCTGCGGCTCACCCGGTGAGCCAGTGGTCGATCCCCGCCAGCAGCTTGGCCTGTACGTCGTCGGGCGCCGCGCTCCCGCGCACGGACTGGCGGGCCAGCTCGGCGAGCTCCGCGTCCGTGAAGGCGTGGTGGCGGCGGGCGATCTCGTACTGGGCCGCGAGCCGGGACCCGAAGAGCAGCGGGTCGTCGGCGCCCAGCGCCATGGGGACCCCGGCCTCGAAGAGGGTGCGCAGCGGGACGTCCTCGGGCCGCTCGTAGACCCCGAGGGCGACGTTCGAGGCCGGGCACACCTCGCAGGTGATCTGCCGGTCGGCGAGCCGCTTGAGCAGCCGGGGATCCTCGGCGGCGCGGACTCCGTGCCCGATCCGGGAGGCGTGCAGGTCGTCGAGGCAGTCGCGGACGGAGGACGGGCCGGTGAGCTCGCCGCCGTGCGGGGCGGCGAGGAGCCCGCCCTCGCGGGCGATGGCGAAGGCGCGGTCGAAGTCGCGGGCCATGCCGCGGCGTTCGTCGTTGGAGAGGCCGAAGCCCACGATGCCGCGGTCGGCGTACCGGACGGCGAGGCGGGCGAGGGTGCGGGCGTCGAGGGGGTGCTTCATGCGGTTGGCGGCGATGAGGACCCGCATGCCGAGGCCGGTCTCGCGGGAGGCGGAGTCGACGGCGTCGAGGATGATCTCGACGGCCGGGATCATGCCGCCGAGGAGGGGGGCGTAGGAGGTGGGATCCACCTGGATCTCCAGCCAGCCGCTGCCGTCCCGTACGTCCTCCTCCGCGGCCTCGCGGACCAGGCGCCGGATGTCGTCGGGCTCGCGCAGGCAGGAGCGGGCGGCGTCGTAGAGCCGCTGGAAGCGGAACCAGCCGCGCTCGTCAGTGGCGCGGAGCTTGGGCGGCTCGCCGGCGGTGAGGGCGTCGGGCAGGCGCACGCCGTACTTGTCGGCGAGCTCCAGCAGGGTCGATGGCCTCATCGACCCGGTGAAGTGCAGGTGGAGGTGGGCCTTGGGCAGAAGCGTGAGATCGCGTGCGTGCTCCATCTGGTGATCCTGCCGTACCGCTGCGCTCGGCGGGAGGGGGTTTTACCGATCGGGGGCTTGCGCGAACGGGTGAACGGGGTGCGGATCCGCTGCGCGGGGGCCTTCCGGGCGCCGCCCGGACCCGCGCCTCAATCGCCGGCGAGGCTGAAAAGATCGGGGCTCCGCCCCGGACCCCGCGCCTCAAACGCCGGCGGGGCTGGAAGTGGCCCGGCGGGGCTGGAAGTGGCCCGGCGGGGCCGAAACGCCTGGGCGGCGGCACCCTCAGGGGTGCCGCCGCCCAGGTCGTGCCGCCGGCCGCGTCAGGCCTAGGCCTTGGCCTCGGCCAGGAGCTTCTGGACGCGGGACACGCCCTCCACCAGGTCCTCGTCGCCCAGGGCGTAGGACAGGCGCAGGTAGCCGGGGGTGCCGAAGGCCTCGCCCGGGACGACCGCGACCTCGACCTCGTCCAGGATCAGGGCGGCGAGCTCGACGGAGGTCTGCGGGCGCTTGCCGCGGATCTCCTTGCCGAGCAGCTCCTTGACCGACGGGTACGCGTAGAACGCGCCCTCGGGGGTGGGGCAGAAGACGCCGTCGATCTCGTTCAGCATCTTGACCATGGTCTGGCGGCGGCGGTCGAAGGCCTTCCGCATCTCCGCGACCGCGTCCAGGTTGCCGGAGACGGCGGCCAGTGCCGCGACCTGTGCCACGTTGGAGACGTTGGAGGTGGCGTGCGACTGGAGGTTGGTCGCGGCCTTGATGACGTCCTGCGGGGCGATGATCCAGCCCACGCGCCAGCCGGTCATGGCGTACGTCTTGGCGACGCCGTTGACGACGATGCACTTGTCGCGCAGGGCGGGGACGAGGACGGGCAGCGAGGTGAACTTCGCGTCGCCGTAGACCAGGTGCTCGTAGATCTCGTCGGTCATCACCCACAGGCCGTGCTCGGCGGCCCACTCGCCGATCGCGCGGGCGTCGGCCTCGCTGTAGACGGCGCCGGTCGGGTTGGACGGGGAGACGAACAGGACGACCTTGGTGCGCTCGGTGCGCGCGGCCTCCAGCTGCTCGACGGAGACCCGGTAGCCGGTGGTCTCGTCGGCGACGACCTCGACCGGGACACCGCCGGCGAGACGGATCGACTCCGGGTAGGTGGTCCAGTACGGAGCCGGGACGATGACCTCGTCACCCGGGTCCAGGATGGCCGCGAAGGCCTCGTAGATGGCCTGCTTGCCGCCGTTGGTCACCAGGATCTGCGAGGCCTCGACCTCGTAGCCGGAGTCGCGCAGCGTCTTGGCGGCGATCGCGGCCTTGAGCTCGGGCAGACCGCCGGCCGGGGTGTAGCGGTGGTACTTGGGGTTGCGGCAGGCCTCGACCGCGGCCTCGACGATGTAGTCCGGGGTCGGGAAGTCGGGCTCGCCGGCACCGAAGCCGATCACCGGGCGCCCGGCGGCCTTGAGGGCCTTGGCCTTGGCGTCCACGGCGAGGGTGGCGGACTCGGAAATGGCGCCGATACGGGCGGACACCCGGCGCTCGGAGGAAGGCGTTGCAGAGGTCATACGAGCAATCGTCCCAGACGGCAAAGAAGCCCCGCACACCGTTTCAGTCAACGGACGGCCGTATGTCAGGAAGGGCGCTGTTCGACGTCAGGGCCCGGTTCACGTACACTCACCTGTCGTTGGACCTCAGCAGCCGCTGCAGAGCGCGAGCACTCCGTGCACTCGCTCGGATGCGGTAGGTTGGGGGACGCAAAGGGTCGTAGCTCAATTGGTAGAGCACTGGTCTCCAAAACCAGCGGTTGGGGGTTCGAGTCCCTCCGGCCCTGCTCCACACTCCATCTCGGACGTGTGTGCGCAGGTACGTACTTAGATGCAACGCCGTGCGGCGCAACCGGGCGCGGTACGGCCACGACCCGGATTCAGGTGAGAGACGTGACGGACGCCCTGGGCTCCATCGACATGCCTGACGCCGAGGACGAGACGCGCGAGAAGAAGGCCCGCAAGGGCGGCAAGCGCGGCAAGAAGGGTCCTCTGGGCCGGCTCGCGCTTTTCTACCGCCAGATTGTCGCGGAACTCCGCAAGGTTGTCTGGCCGACTCGCAACCAGCTCACGACGTACACCACCGTGGTGATTGTCTTCGTGGTCATCATGATCGGTCTGGTGACCGTGATTGACTTTGGGTTCGAAAAAGCCATCAAGTTCGTCTTCGGCTGATCCCGCGGGGGGCGGCGCCTTGATGGTGTCGCCCGTTTTCGCATGTTCCACCACCTTTTGTATCCAGGAAGAAGCAGCCACCGTGTCTGACCCGAACCTGAACGCGAGCCCCGACTCCGTCGAGTCCGTCGAGGACGCGCTCGACATCGTCGAGGCGGCGGACGCGGACCGCGACGAAGTCGAGCTCGCCGACGAAGCCGAGGCGGGTGTCGCCGCCGAAGAGGCCGCGCTGCACGTCGAGTCCGACGAGGACGAGGCTGACGCCGAGATCGAGGACGACGCAGAGGTCGAAGAGGCTGCTGACGACGCCGAGGCCGACGAGGAAGAGGCCGAAGAGGCCGCCCCGGCCGAGCCCGTCGACCCCATCCAGGCCCTGCGCGAGGAGCTGCGCCTCCTCCCCGGCGAGTGGTACGTGATCCACACCTACGCCGGCTACGAGAAGCGCGTGAAGGCGAACCTGGAGCAGCGTGCCGTCTCGCTGAACGTCGAGGAGTTCATCTACCAGGCCGAGGTGCCCGAGGAAGAGATCGTCCAGATCAAGAACGGCGAGCGCAAGAACGTCCGGCAGAACAAGCTGCCCGGTTACGTTCTCGTCCGCATGGATCTGACGAACGAGTCCTGGGGCGTCGTCCGCAACACGCCCGGCGTCACCGGCTTCGTCGGCAACGCGTACGACCCGTACCCGCTGACCCTGGACGAGATCGTCAAGATGCTCGCCCCGGAGGCGCAGGAGAAGGCCGCCAAGGCCGCCGCGGAAGAGGCCGGTCTGCCCGCGCCCGCCGTCAAGCGCACCATCGAGGTCCTGGACTTCGAGGTCGGCGACTCGGTCACCGTCACCGACGGCCCGTTCGCGACGCTGCAGGCGACCATCAACGAGATCAACCCCGACTCGAAGAAGGTCAAGGGCCTCGTCGAGATCTTCGGCCGCGAGACCCCGGTCGAGCTCAGCTTCGACCAGATCCAGAAGAACTGAATCTTCTGAGCGACAGCTTCCGGACAGGTCAGATCGCCCAGTGAAGGGCGGTCTGACCTGCTCGGTTTTTGGCCCCGCACCGATACCCGTTATCGTGGTGCGGTATGCCTCCATCCGGATGACCGGATCGGCGGCTGAAAACTCTCACTAGGACCCGGAGAGAGCAATGCCTCCCAAGAAGAAGAAGATCACGGGGCTTATCAAGCTCCAGATCAAGGCCGGTGCGGCCAACCCGGCTCCGCCGGTCGGCCCCGCGCTCGGTCAGCACGGCGTCAACATCATGGAGTTCTGCAAGGCCTACAACGCCGCGACCGAGTCGCAGCGTGGCATGGTCGTGCCGGTGGAGATCACGGTCTACGACGACCGTTCCTTCACCTTCATCACCAAGACTCCGCCGGCCGCGCGCCTCATCCTGAAGCACGCGGGCATCGAGAAGGGCTCCGGCGAGCCCCACAAGACCAAGGTCGCCAAGCTCACGGCTGCCCAGGTCAAGGAGATCGCCGAGCTGAAGATGCCCGACCTGAACGCCAACGACATCGACGCCGCCGTCAAGATCATTGCCGGCACCGCGCGTTCGATGGGCGTCACCGTCGAAGGCTGATCCAGCCACCCCCAGCACCATCAGTGGTAGGACCAAGCGCTGGTCCGCACCACGACTCCATGCCTGAAGCCAAAACACAGGAGCAGAAGTGAAGCGCAGCAAGACTCTCCGCGCTGCGGACGCCAAGGTCGACCGGGAGAAGCTGTACGCCCCGCTCGAGGCCGTCCGTCTCGCCAAGGAGACCTCCACGACCAAGTTCGACAGCACCGTCGAGATCGCCTTCCGCCTGGGTGTCGACCCGCGCAAGGCCGACCAGATGGTCCGCGGCACCGTGAACCTCCCGCACGGCACCGGCAAGACCGCCCGGGTCCTGGTCTTCGCGACCGGTGACCGTGCTGCGGCCGCGGAAGCCGCCGGCGCCGACATCGTCGGCGATGACGAGCTGATCAACGAGATCGCCAAGGGCAACCGCCTGAACGAGTTCGACGCCGTTGTGGCCACCCCGGACCTCATGGGCAAGGTCGGCCGCCTCGGCCGCGTGCTCGGTCCCCGTGGCCTCATGCCGAACCCGAAGACCGGCACCGTCACGATGGACGTCGCGAAGGCTGTCACCGAGATCAAGGGTGGCAAGATCGAGTTCCGCGTCGACAAGCACTCGAACCTGCACTTCATCATCGGCAAGGTCTCCTTCTCCGATGAGCAGCTGGTCGAGAACTACGGCGCGGCGCTGGACGAGATCCTTCGTCTGAAGCCGTCCGCCGCGAAGGGCCGCTACATCAAGAAGGCCGCCCTGAGCACCACGATGGGCCCCGGCATCCAGCTGGACTCCAACCGCACCCGGAACCTCCTCGTCGAGGAAGACCCGGCTGCTGTCTGATCGGGGTGAGCCCGACGGCTCACTGATCGGCTGAACGGGCCCCTCGCCCCCTTCACAGGGTGGCGGGGGGCCCGTTTCCGTGTCGAGGGCCACATATCCCTTGACCGGGGCGATAAGGGCGCGCGTCGCGGCCGGTGGGGAACGTAGGGTCGCCCCTGGACCAAGTGATCTATCAAGGGGTGGGGATGCGCGTGTCCGCGTACCGGAGGAAGACCATCGGCGCCGCGCTGGCCGCCGTACTGCTCGTGGGCGGAGCCACGGCGTGCGAGAACGGCGGGAAGGACGGCGGGGGCAAGGCCGCGGCCCCGGGGGCGTCCGCGCAGCCGGAGCGGCCCGTGGCGGGCGGATCCGCCGCCGAGGCGCTCACGGCCGCGTACAAGAAGACCTCCGCGGCCAAGTCGGCCAAGATCCGCATGACCATGTCGATGCCTGCATCGGCGGGCGCCGGCGGAACCATGGAGATGACCGGCACCCAGGGCTGGAACCCGCAGGTCATGGACATCACCGTGAAGGGCGCGCCGACCCTGGGGGCCGGCAGCGAGTCCATGCGCATGATCATGTCGAACAACGTCATGTTCATGGAGGTGCCGAAGGACTCCCCGATGGCCGACGGCCTGGACGGCAAGCGCTGGATGAAGCTCGACATCACCGCCGCGGCGCAGGCTTCCGGCGACGCCGAGGCGATGAAGAAGCTCAGCGGCATGAACGCCATGGACGGCAACCAGGACCCGGCCAAGCAGCTCGCCCTGCTGCTCAGCTCGCCGAACGTGAAGCACCTCGGGGCCGAGAAGGTCGAGGGCACGGACGCCGAGCACTACAAGGGCACCTTGTCCTTCGAGGAGATGCTCGCTGCGAACGAGCCCTCCAAGGTGCTCTCGGAGGCCGAGCGCGCCGCGCTCGTGGAGGCCACGAAGAAGGCCGGCATCAAGGGCTACGACATGGACGTC is drawn from Streptomyces sp. NBC_01232 and contains these coding sequences:
- a CDS encoding MFS transporter is translated as MAALDNLVVTTALPAIREDLGGKLEDLEWTVNAYTLTFAVLLMFGAALGDRFGRRRLFIVGLGVFTAASAAAALSPGIDSLIAARAVQGVGAAIMMPLTLTLLTAAVPAARRGMALGIYGAVTGLAVASGPLIGGSLTEHISWQWIFWINVPIGLALIPLARLRLAESTAPGARLDIPGTLLISGGLFGIVYALVNANAEGWTSAPVLTGLLVGSALVGGFIHHGFNNANPMLPMRLFRDRGFLGINLASLLMFLGMFGSIFLLSQFLQGVVGYSPTEAGLRMLPWTGMPMIVAPLAGILSDRIGGRPVVAAGLAFQALGLGWFAAILSADVSYAAQLPPLILSGIGMALYFAPAANVLMSTVAPADQGKASGTNNALREVGGALGVAVLASVFSAQGGYESPQTFVDGTVPALWIGAAAVALAAALALLVPRKAKAAAQVPADRSATVPEKVPAAG
- a CDS encoding DUF3291 domain-containing protein; translated protein: MPDIPWSTPHRAAPDAEVYVMASRFETATLAGAVRFFLKAPGIIQQIRKAPGAHGVALRARVLGRTFLTLSAWEDRDALYRFARSEPHRSSSRAASAYMKESAFTFWTVPARELPLDWAEAERRLAEQKTGH
- a CDS encoding UDP-N-acetylmuramate dehydrogenase; amino-acid sequence: MTPPVRGTSEYGPWPRRDARGTDRTLVHVQELHDAPLAPLTTFRLGGPAARLVTATTDAEVVATVRAADESGTPLLVIGGGSNLVIGDGGFDGTALRIATTGFTLDGTTLELAAGENWSDAVARTVEAGLAGVECLAGIPGSAGATPIQNVGAYGQEVCDTITEVVAYDRTTGETVTLSAAECAFRYRNSTFKDQPDRYVVLRVRFALEDAGGLSAPIKYPETARALGVEAGDRVPAATARETVLRLRAGKGMVLDPADHDTWSAGSFFHNPILTDEAYAAFLARVQDRLGPDTAPPAYPAGDGRTKTSAAWLIDRAGFTKGYGTGPARISTKHTLALTNRGEATTEDLLTLAREVVAGVHAAFGVTLVNEPVTVGVSI
- a CDS encoding adenosine deaminase, with the translated sequence MEHARDLTLLPKAHLHLHFTGSMRPSTLLELADKYGVRLPDALTAGEPPKLRATDERGWFRFQRLYDAARSCLREPDDIRRLVREAAEEDVRDGSGWLEIQVDPTSYAPLLGGMIPAVEIILDAVDSASRETGLGMRVLIAANRMKHPLDARTLARLAVRYADRGIVGFGLSNDERRGMARDFDRAFAIAREGGLLAAPHGGELTGPSSVRDCLDDLHASRIGHGVRAAEDPRLLKRLADRQITCEVCPASNVALGVYERPEDVPLRTLFEAGVPMALGADDPLLFGSRLAAQYEIARRHHAFTDAELAELARQSVRGSAAPDDVQAKLLAGIDHWLTG
- a CDS encoding pyridoxal phosphate-dependent aminotransferase — its product is MTSATPSSERRVSARIGAISESATLAVDAKAKALKAAGRPVIGFGAGEPDFPTPDYIVEAAVEACRNPKYHRYTPAGGLPELKAAIAAKTLRDSGYEVEASQILVTNGGKQAIYEAFAAILDPGDEVIVPAPYWTTYPESIRLAGGVPVEVVADETTGYRVSVEQLEAARTERTKVVLFVSPSNPTGAVYSEADARAIGEWAAEHGLWVMTDEIYEHLVYGDAKFTSLPVLVPALRDKCIVVNGVAKTYAMTGWRVGWIIAPQDVIKAATNLQSHATSNVSNVAQVAALAAVSGNLDAVAEMRKAFDRRRQTMVKMLNEIDGVFCPTPEGAFYAYPSVKELLGKEIRGKRPQTSVELAALILDEVEVAVVPGEAFGTPGYLRLSYALGDEDLVEGVSRVQKLLAEAKA
- the secE gene encoding preprotein translocase subunit SecE; the encoded protein is MTDALGSIDMPDAEDETREKKARKGGKRGKKGPLGRLALFYRQIVAELRKVVWPTRNQLTTYTTVVIVFVVIMIGLVTVIDFGFEKAIKFVFG
- the nusG gene encoding transcription termination/antitermination protein NusG; the protein is MSDPNLNASPDSVESVEDALDIVEAADADRDEVELADEAEAGVAAEEAALHVESDEDEADAEIEDDAEVEEAADDAEADEEEAEEAAPAEPVDPIQALREELRLLPGEWYVIHTYAGYEKRVKANLEQRAVSLNVEEFIYQAEVPEEEIVQIKNGERKNVRQNKLPGYVLVRMDLTNESWGVVRNTPGVTGFVGNAYDPYPLTLDEIVKMLAPEAQEKAAKAAAEEAGLPAPAVKRTIEVLDFEVGDSVTVTDGPFATLQATINEINPDSKKVKGLVEIFGRETPVELSFDQIQKN
- the rplK gene encoding 50S ribosomal protein L11 gives rise to the protein MPPKKKKITGLIKLQIKAGAANPAPPVGPALGQHGVNIMEFCKAYNAATESQRGMVVPVEITVYDDRSFTFITKTPPAARLILKHAGIEKGSGEPHKTKVAKLTAAQVKEIAELKMPDLNANDIDAAVKIIAGTARSMGVTVEG
- the rplA gene encoding 50S ribosomal protein L1: MKRSKTLRAADAKVDREKLYAPLEAVRLAKETSTTKFDSTVEIAFRLGVDPRKADQMVRGTVNLPHGTGKTARVLVFATGDRAAAAEAAGADIVGDDELINEIAKGNRLNEFDAVVATPDLMGKVGRLGRVLGPRGLMPNPKTGTVTMDVAKAVTEIKGGKIEFRVDKHSNLHFIIGKVSFSDEQLVENYGAALDEILRLKPSAAKGRYIKKAALSTTMGPGIQLDSNRTRNLLVEEDPAAV